One segment of Palaemon carinicauda isolate YSFRI2023 chromosome 35, ASM3689809v2, whole genome shotgun sequence DNA contains the following:
- the LOC137627201 gene encoding uncharacterized protein, translating to MDRETLESVRKKHRLFRRWQQTREKDDYTAYLKARNRASKKCKKAKRGLEARVAAEAKTNPNAFLSYDKSKTTTKSGIGDLKKEDGSKTASDIEKAEILNDFFQSIFTQEDDGPLPDPPTAEYNTPLQNFEISEEKVRKLLQTLKTNKASGPDGISPLVLSKAAYILAHPVTLLFRKSLPEGQ from the coding sequence ATGGACAGAGAAACACTGGAATCAGTAAGGAAGAAACACAGACTCTTCAGAAGGTGGCAGCAAACCAGAGAAAAGGACGACTACACAGCATACCTTAAGGCAAGGAACAGAGCTAGCAAGAAATGCAAAAAAGCAAAAAGAGGCTTAGAAGCTAGAGTAGCAGCCGAAGCAAAAACTAATCCAAACGCCTTTTTGTCATATGACAAAAGCAAGACAACAACAAAATCAGGAATAGGAGATCTAAAGAAGGAAGATGGTAGCAAAACAGCATCAGATATAGAAAAGGCAGAGATACTGAACGACTTCTTTCAGAGCATTTTCACACAAGAAGATGATGGCCCGCTACCCGACCCACCAACGGCTGAGTACAACACACCCTTGCAAAACTTTGAGATCTCCGAAGAAAAGGTACGGAAGTTACTCCAGACTCTAAAGACCAACAAAGCTTCAGGACCAGATGGCATCAGCCCTCTTGTTCTCTCAAAGGCTGCATACATATTGGCTCACCCAGTAACACTGCTCTTTCGCAAGTCTTTGCCCGAGGGACAATAA